A window of Hevea brasiliensis isolate MT/VB/25A 57/8 chromosome 14, ASM3005281v1, whole genome shotgun sequence contains these coding sequences:
- the LOC131168932 gene encoding squalene monooxygenase SE1-like, which translates to MEYQYIIGGILAFILGFVLWHRSTGMKKTKESRENVRDEVVKSSEQVLCQSENATNTDIIIVGAGVAGSALAYTLGKDGRRVHVIERDLTLPDRIVGELLQPGGYLKLIELGLEDCVEEIDAQRVFGYALYKNGKSTKLSYPLQNFDQDVAGRSFHNGRFIQRMREKAASLPNVRLEEGTVTSLLEVEGTVKGVQYKTKIGQELTTYAPLTIVCDGCFSNLRRSLCNPKVDIPSCFVALILENCELPYPNHGHVILADPSPILFYRISSPEIRCLVDIPGQKLPSISNGEMANYLKTVVAPQTPQELRDAFDFAINKGNIRTMPNRSMPAAPYPTPGALLLGDAFNMRHPLTGGGMTVALSDIVVLRNLLRPFHDLSNVYSLCKYLESFYTLRKPVASTINTLAGALYKVFSASTDPARNEMREACFDYLTLGGVFSNGPIALLSGLNPRPLKLVLHFFAVAIYGISRLIVPFPSIPRMWIGARMWIGARMISVALRIIFPIIKAEGVRQMFFPTMLTHYRSQVV; encoded by the exons ATGGAATATCAATATATAATTGGAGGAATTCTAGCTTTTATTTTGGGGTTTGTACTGTGGCATAGATCGACAGGAATGAAGAAAACTAAGGAATCAAGGGAAAATGTCAGAGATGAAGTTGTGAAGAGCTCAGAACAAGTGTTATGCCAGTCGGAGAATGCCACGAATACTGATATTATTATAGTTGGAGCAGGTGTTGCTGGGTCAGCTCTTGCTTACACTCTTGGCAAG GATGGACGGAGAGTGCATGTGATTGAAAGAGACCTCACTCTGCCTGACAGAATTGTTGGAGAACTTCTGCAACCTGGGGGTTACCTAAAATTAATTGAGTTGGGCCTTGAAG ATTGTGTAGAAGAAATCGATGCTCAACGGGTATTTGGATATGCTCTTTACAAAAATGGGAAAAGTACTAAACTATCATACCCCTTGCAAAACTTCGATCAAGATGTGGCTGGAAGAAGTTTTCACAACGGACGTTTCATTCAAAGAATGCGTGAAAAAGCTGCATCTTTACCTAA TGTAAGACTGGAGGAAGGGACAGTAACATCCCTACTTGAAGTGGAGGGGACAGTCAAGGGTGTGCAGTACAAAACTAAAATTGGTCAAGAACTTACTACTTATGCTCCACTCACAATAGTATGCGATGGATGCTTCTCAAATTTGCGACGCTCTCTCTGCAATCCTAAG GTTGATATCCCCTCTTGTTTTGTGGCATTGATCCTAGAGAATTGTGAACTTCCATACCCAAATCACGGACATGTTATTCTGGCAGACCCTTCACCAATCTTGTTCTATCGTATTAGTAGCCCTGAAATTCGATGCTTGGTTGACATACCTGGCCAAAAACTACCTTCCATTTCAAATGGCGAAATGGCCAACTATTTGAAAACTGTGGTGGCTCCCCAG ACTCCCCAAGAGCTACGTGATGCATTTGATTTTGCAATTAACAAAGGAAACATAAGAACAATGCCTAATAGAAGCATGCCTGCTGCTCCTTATCCCACTCCTGGTGCTCTTCTGTTAGGGGATGCATTTAACATGAGACACCCTTTAACAGGAGGAGGAATGACAGTTGCGCTATCTGATATTGTTGTATTGAGGAATCTTCTGAGGCCTTTCCATGATCTAAGCAATGTATATTCCCTTTGCAAGTATCTTGAGTCTTTCTACACTCTACGCAAG CCTGTGGCATCTACCATAAATACTTTGGCTGGAGCCTTGTACAAGGTTTTTAGTGCATCAACTGATCCTGCAAGAAATGAAATGCGTGAAGCGTGTTTTGACTATTTGACTCTTGGTGGTGTATTTTCGAATGGACCTATTGCTTTACTCTCTGGTCTAAATCCTCGTCCATTGAAATTGGTTCTCCATTTCTTTGCGGTGGCTATCTATGGCATCAGCCGCTTAATAGTTCCATTTCCTTCAATTCCACGCATGTGGATTGGAGCACGCATGTGGATTGGAGCTAGAATGATCTCG gtTGCATTAAGAATCATTTTCCCTATCATAAAGGCAGAAGGAGTTCGACAAATGTTCTTCCCTACAATGCTCACGCATTACAGATCTCAGGTTGTTTGA